A single window of Candidatus Binataceae bacterium DNA harbors:
- the argB gene encoding acetylglutamate kinase: MNNPLERAQILAEALPYIQRFRGRTFVIKYGGHAMLTPELRTSFAQDIVMLESVGIKAVVVHGGGPQITELIGKLGLKSSFVRGMRVTDEAAMDAAEMVLQKINKEIVALIWRQGGRAVGLSGKDGYLFVARKMLLAVKEANGRLAKLDLGLVGEIAEVNPAALIALEQAGFIPVVAPVGIGRDGMTYNINADVAAGALAGALKAEKLILLTDVEGVKNAGGELVPTLYATQARRMISSGTIAEGMIPKVECCLDALSAGAISAHVIDGRVGHAVLLEILTDAGVGTEVVQRRETIQRGKVARLNGRARDGAQGQR, translated from the coding sequence GTGAATAATCCCCTCGAGCGGGCGCAGATTCTCGCCGAGGCGCTGCCCTATATCCAGCGCTTTCGCGGCCGCACCTTTGTCATCAAGTACGGCGGCCATGCGATGCTCACGCCGGAACTGCGGACAAGCTTCGCGCAGGACATCGTGATGCTAGAATCGGTCGGCATCAAGGCGGTAGTGGTGCACGGCGGCGGGCCGCAAATCACTGAGCTCATCGGCAAGCTCGGCCTCAAGTCCAGCTTCGTACGCGGGATGCGTGTGACCGACGAGGCCGCAATGGACGCGGCTGAGATGGTGCTCCAGAAAATTAACAAAGAGATCGTGGCGCTGATCTGGCGGCAGGGTGGCCGCGCTGTCGGCCTCTCGGGCAAGGACGGCTATCTCTTCGTCGCGCGCAAGATGTTGCTTGCGGTGAAGGAGGCGAACGGCCGCTTGGCGAAACTCGATCTCGGGCTGGTAGGTGAAATAGCTGAAGTTAATCCCGCGGCCCTGATCGCGCTCGAACAGGCGGGCTTTATCCCGGTGGTCGCGCCGGTAGGAATCGGCCGCGACGGGATGACCTACAATATTAACGCCGACGTCGCCGCAGGCGCGCTGGCGGGCGCGCTCAAGGCGGAAAAGCTAATCCTGCTGACTGACGTTGAGGGCGTGAAAAATGCCGGCGGCGAGTTAGTTCCCACGCTGTATGCGACGCAGGCGCGCAGGATGATAAGCTCGGGTACGATCGCTGAAGGGATGATCCCCAAGGTCGAATGCTGTCTCGACGCGCTGAGCGCCGGAGCGATCAGTGCGCACGTGATCGATGGGCGCGTCGGCCATGCAGTGCTGCTCGAGATTCTGACGGACGCCGGTGTCGGCACTGAAGTTGTGCAGCGGCGGGAA
- the hslU gene encoding ATP-dependent protease ATPase subunit HslU, which translates to MAASHVMTPREIVSELDRYIVGQHDAKRAVAIALRNRWRRQNVAPELRDEIAPKNILMIGPTGIGKTEIARRLAKLAQAPFVKVEASRYTEVGYVGRDVESMIRDLAEIAVKMVREEERERVQVKAREGAEERLLDILYPAPAGKTRRAAALDEHGNLSVAGPDSHGETREKLRKLLRDGYLNEREVEIEVSAQSIPMVEVLAPQGMEEMGANMKELFSQIMPKKTRQRKVKVPEALEILSQEEAARLVDMENVTREAILRAEQSGIVFIDEIDKIAGRESAHGPDVSREGVQRDLLPIVEGSTVNTKYGAVRTDHILFVASGAFHTSRPSDLIPEFQGRFPIRVELKALTQADFIRILTEPENALTRQYVALLETEKVRLHFAADAVAALAEIAAQVNARSENIGARRLHTVLERLLEDLSFNAPERGGEEVNVDAAYVHQRLDPILKNEDLSRYIL; encoded by the coding sequence ATGGCTGCTTCGCACGTAATGACGCCCCGGGAGATCGTTTCCGAACTCGACCGCTATATTGTTGGCCAGCACGACGCCAAGCGCGCGGTGGCGATCGCGCTGCGCAATCGCTGGCGGCGGCAGAACGTCGCGCCCGAGCTGCGCGACGAGATCGCGCCCAAGAATATCCTGATGATCGGACCGACTGGGATCGGCAAGACCGAAATCGCGCGCCGGCTGGCAAAACTCGCGCAGGCCCCGTTCGTCAAGGTCGAGGCCTCGCGTTACACCGAGGTCGGTTATGTCGGGCGCGACGTCGAATCGATGATCCGCGACCTCGCGGAGATCGCCGTGAAGATGGTCCGCGAGGAGGAGCGCGAACGCGTCCAAGTCAAGGCGCGCGAGGGCGCCGAGGAGCGCCTGCTCGATATTTTATATCCGGCGCCGGCCGGCAAGACTCGTCGCGCCGCGGCGCTCGACGAGCACGGCAATCTGAGCGTCGCCGGCCCGGATTCGCACGGCGAAACCCGCGAGAAGCTGCGCAAGCTGCTGCGCGACGGCTACCTCAACGAGCGCGAGGTCGAGATCGAAGTGAGCGCCCAATCGATCCCGATGGTCGAAGTGCTGGCGCCTCAAGGCATGGAGGAGATGGGCGCGAACATGAAAGAGCTGTTCAGCCAGATCATGCCGAAGAAGACGCGCCAGCGTAAGGTCAAAGTCCCCGAAGCGCTCGAAATTCTGAGTCAGGAAGAGGCGGCCCGCCTGGTCGATATGGAAAACGTCACGCGCGAGGCGATTCTGCGCGCGGAGCAGTCGGGCATCGTCTTTATCGACGAGATCGACAAAATCGCCGGACGCGAGTCGGCGCACGGACCCGACGTCTCGCGCGAGGGCGTGCAGCGCGACCTGCTACCGATCGTGGAGGGCTCAACCGTAAATACCAAGTACGGCGCGGTGCGCACGGACCACATCCTGTTCGTGGCGTCGGGCGCATTTCATACCTCAAGGCCGTCGGATTTGATTCCTGAGTTTCAGGGCCGCTTCCCGATTCGCGTCGAGCTGAAGGCCTTGACCCAGGCGGACTTTATCCGCATCCTGACCGAACCCGAAAACGCCCTTACCAGGCAATACGTTGCGCTACTGGAAACCGAAAAAGTCCGCCTGCACTTTGCCGCCGACGCGGTGGCGGCGCTCGCCGAAATCGCGGCGCAGGTTAATGCGCGGTCGGAGAATATCGGTGCGCGGCGGCTCCATACGGTGCTCGAACGGCTGCTCGAAGATCTCTCCTTCAACGCGCCCGAGCGCGGCGGCGAAGAGGTCAACGTCGACGCCGCCTACGTCCATCAACGGCTCGATCCAATCCTCAAGAATGAGGACCTCTCGCGCTATATTTTGTAG
- the hslV gene encoding ATP-dependent protease subunit HslV, with product MPAPERDPETRVRSTTILCVRFQGKVVMAGDGQVSVGQTIMKRGARKVRRLHNDAVLSGFAGSTADALTLFDKFEGKLQEFNGNLRRAAVEMAKDWRTDRILRRLEAMLIVADVENSLLISGAGDVIEPDDGLLAIGSGGNYALSAARALVRFGKDLTARTIAEGAMTIAAEICVYTNDQFVIEEL from the coding sequence ATCCCCGCGCCTGAACGAGATCCCGAAACCCGCGTCCGTTCGACGACCATTTTGTGCGTGCGCTTTCAGGGCAAGGTCGTGATGGCGGGTGACGGGCAGGTGAGCGTCGGCCAGACCATCATGAAGCGCGGCGCACGCAAGGTCCGCCGACTGCATAACGACGCGGTGCTCTCGGGCTTCGCAGGCTCGACCGCCGACGCCCTGACGCTGTTCGATAAATTTGAAGGCAAGCTGCAGGAGTTCAACGGCAATCTGCGTCGGGCCGCGGTCGAGATGGCGAAGGATTGGCGAACCGATCGTATCCTTCGCCGACTTGAGGCGATGCTGATTGTCGCCGACGTCGAGAATTCCTTGCTCATCTCCGGAGCGGGCGACGTGATTGAACCAGACGACGGATTGCTGGCGATCGGATCAGGTGGCAACTACGCCCTGTCAGCTGCGCGCGCTCTAGTACGCTTTGGTAAGGACCTGACCGCGCGCACGATCGCTGAAGGCGCGATGACGATCGCTGCTGAAATCTGCGTTTATACTAACGATCAGTTTGTGATCGAAGAGCTGTAG
- a CDS encoding tyrosine-type recombinase/integrase, giving the protein MLHSIAGSGAGGEAEMVEEIEAFSAAMLGATRAAKNTVSSYRRDLKDFHGYLTSGRSALDAGGKRVMLDAITADHVRNYLAAMMKTPAARATIQRRLFAIKAFFRWREAMTGKLNPARSMRSPKVDKRLPQVAGEEAVAILIEGGGEPERPAAIRDRAIMEILYSSGLRVSELTGLCWRDVDQELGMVMVRAGKGNKDRFIPIGELALDALHRWRAAMPVASSPDDPVITNLRGGRLTARSVQKMLERRLTVAGLETPLTPHGLRHCFATHLLNAGADLRSIQEMLGHSSLATTQRYTHVSVRHLKEVYRRAHPRA; this is encoded by the coding sequence GTGCTACATTCTATAGCTGGAAGCGGGGCGGGCGGCGAGGCGGAGATGGTTGAGGAGATCGAAGCATTTTCGGCGGCGATGCTGGGGGCGACGCGGGCGGCAAAAAATACCGTTAGCAGCTATCGACGGGATCTCAAGGATTTCCACGGCTACCTGACGAGTGGCCGCAGCGCCCTCGACGCCGGCGGCAAGCGGGTCATGCTTGACGCGATCACCGCCGATCATGTGCGCAATTACCTCGCCGCTATGATGAAAACGCCCGCTGCGCGCGCGACTATCCAGCGCCGCCTCTTCGCGATCAAAGCCTTCTTCCGATGGCGTGAAGCCATGACGGGCAAGCTGAATCCGGCGCGGAGCATGCGCTCGCCGAAGGTCGATAAGCGGCTGCCCCAGGTCGCCGGCGAAGAGGCCGTCGCGATCCTGATCGAAGGGGGTGGCGAACCCGAGCGACCGGCTGCGATCCGCGATCGCGCTATCATGGAAATCCTCTATTCGAGCGGCCTCCGCGTCAGTGAGCTGACCGGCCTATGCTGGCGCGACGTCGATCAGGAACTCGGGATGGTGATGGTGCGGGCCGGCAAAGGTAATAAGGACCGTTTCATTCCAATCGGCGAGCTCGCGCTCGACGCGCTGCACCGCTGGCGCGCCGCGATGCCGGTCGCGTCCTCACCAGATGACCCAGTCATCACCAATCTGCGCGGCGGGCGTTTGACCGCGCGCTCCGTGCAGAAGATGCTCGAGCGCCGGCTGACCGTTGCCGGCCTCGAGACGCCCCTGACGCCGCATGGTCTGCGCCACTGCTTCGCGACGCATCTGCTCAACGCCGGCGCCGACCTGCGCTCGATTCAGGAGATGCTCGGCCATTCGAGTCTCGCCACTACGCAGCGCTATACTCATGTCAGCGTGCGTCATCTGAAAGAGGTTTACCGTCGTGCCCATCCCCGCGCCTGA
- the glmU gene encoding bifunctional UDP-N-acetylglucosamine diphosphorylase/glucosamine-1-phosphate N-acetyltransferase GlmU has translation MENHQSHLGAIVLAAGLGTRMRSARAKVLHELAGEPMIARSLRAIAALAPDPLVVVVGHQAREVEAAARRAVANAPLLFAQQPEQRGTGDAARRAFDALPGNFAGDLLIGCGDMPMLESATLRSFVADHRAHGRVLSFISVVLDDPGNYGRVIRDREGAVCAIVEARDAAPAEREITEINSGIYLVDAHFLGRALVEINSDNVQQEFYLTDIVALARREGVNVNAWRVEQADEFAGINTREELARMDRQIRDETNRRLMAAGVTLIDPATAYIGSEAEIGRDTTIGPNVQISGKSRVGAGVVIEGTAWLRDVVIGDRCHLKLGVRAESCVIGDECEIGPFANLREGTQLEGHNRIGNFVETKNARIGRGTKASHLSYLGDALIGRETNVGCGVITVNYDGYDKHQTRIGDNCMVGCDTQLIAPIAVGNDVYVASGTTLVRDVADGALVMSQHPQREKAGWTADWHKRHANHPKARGSDKV, from the coding sequence ATGGAAAATCATCAAAGTCATCTAGGTGCGATAGTTCTTGCCGCGGGATTGGGCACGCGGATGCGCTCGGCACGCGCGAAAGTCCTGCACGAGTTGGCCGGCGAGCCGATGATCGCGCGGAGTCTGCGGGCTATCGCGGCGCTGGCGCCCGACCCGCTCGTAGTGGTAGTCGGTCATCAGGCGCGTGAGGTCGAGGCCGCGGCGCGGCGCGCGGTTGCGAACGCACCCCTGCTATTTGCGCAGCAGCCTGAGCAGCGCGGCACCGGCGACGCGGCGCGCCGCGCCTTCGACGCGTTGCCAGGAAATTTTGCCGGCGATCTGCTGATCGGCTGCGGCGACATGCCGATGCTCGAATCCGCGACCTTGCGCAGCTTCGTCGCCGACCATCGTGCGCACGGGCGCGTGCTTTCCTTCATCAGCGTGGTTCTCGACGATCCGGGCAACTATGGCCGTGTCATCCGCGATCGCGAAGGCGCCGTATGCGCGATCGTCGAGGCGCGGGACGCCGCGCCGGCCGAACGCGAGATCACGGAGATCAACAGCGGGATTTATCTGGTCGACGCCCACTTTCTGGGCCGCGCGCTGGTCGAAATCAATTCTGACAATGTGCAACAGGAATTCTATCTGACCGATATAGTCGCGCTCGCCCGCCGGGAGGGCGTCAACGTCAACGCCTGGCGAGTTGAGCAGGCAGATGAGTTCGCTGGAATTAATACGCGCGAGGAGCTGGCCCGCATGGACAGACAAATCCGCGATGAAACGAACCGCCGCTTGATGGCCGCGGGCGTCACGCTGATCGATCCTGCCACCGCCTATATTGGGTCAGAGGCGGAGATTGGCCGCGACACCACGATCGGTCCCAACGTGCAGATCAGCGGCAAGAGCCGCGTCGGCGCGGGAGTCGTGATCGAGGGGACGGCGTGGCTGCGCGACGTCGTGATCGGTGATCGCTGCCATCTGAAGCTCGGCGTGCGCGCGGAGAGTTGCGTGATTGGCGACGAGTGCGAGATCGGACCGTTCGCCAATCTGCGCGAGGGTACACAGCTGGAAGGGCATAACCGAATCGGCAATTTCGTCGAAACCAAGAACGCGCGAATCGGCCGCGGCACCAAGGCGAGCCATCTGAGCTATCTCGGCGACGCGCTCATCGGGCGCGAGACTAACGTCGGTTGCGGCGTCATCACGGTGAATTACGACGGCTACGACAAGCATCAGACGCGGATCGGCGACAACTGCATGGTCGGCTGCGATACGCAGCTCATCGCGCCGATCGCGGTCGGCAACGACGTTTACGTCGCGTCGGGAACGACCCTGGTGCGTGACGTCGCTGACGGCGCGCTCGTCATGTCGCAGCATCCGCAGCGCGAGAAGGCGGGTTGGACCGCGGACTGGCATAAGCGGCACGCGAATCATCCGAAGGCGCGCGGTAGTGACAAGGTTTGA